The Serratia rhizosphaerae genome has a segment encoding these proteins:
- a CDS encoding LysR family transcriptional regulator, whose protein sequence is MDRITAAEVFVAIVERGSMIAAAEALDMSRAMVTRYLAQMEQWAGARLLHRTTRRLSLTDAGERTLERCRQMLAVAGEIDLVEAEANVELRGLLRITCSQSLGQTTLAAAVTHYLRRYPQVAVDLQMNNRAVNLVEERIDLALRITNELDPNLIARPLSRCASVVCATPAYLAAHGTPRQPQDLALHNCLTYSYFGKSLWHFEHQGVKSAVAVSGNLSANESVVLLAGTLQGAGISLQPYYSAAPLLASGELVELMPEYQPQSMGIYGIYTSRRQLPATLRTMLDFLVEWFASDEKWLATLRK, encoded by the coding sequence ATGGATCGCATCACCGCCGCTGAAGTTTTTGTCGCCATCGTCGAGCGCGGCAGCATGATTGCCGCCGCTGAGGCGCTGGATATGTCGCGCGCCATGGTGACGCGCTATCTGGCGCAGATGGAGCAGTGGGCGGGGGCGCGTCTGCTGCACCGCACCACGCGCAGACTCAGCCTGACCGATGCGGGCGAGCGCACGTTGGAACGCTGCCGGCAGATGTTGGCGGTCGCCGGGGAGATCGATCTGGTCGAGGCGGAAGCCAATGTGGAGTTACGCGGTTTGCTGCGCATCACCTGCTCGCAGTCGCTGGGGCAAACCACGCTGGCGGCGGCGGTGACGCACTACCTGCGGCGCTATCCCCAGGTGGCGGTGGATTTGCAGATGAACAACCGTGCGGTCAATCTGGTGGAAGAACGCATCGATCTGGCGCTGCGCATCACCAATGAACTCGATCCGAATCTGATTGCCCGGCCGCTATCGCGCTGTGCTTCGGTGGTTTGTGCCACGCCCGCCTATCTGGCGGCGCACGGAACGCCACGCCAGCCGCAGGATCTGGCGCTACACAATTGCCTGACGTACTCCTATTTCGGCAAAAGTCTGTGGCATTTTGAGCATCAGGGCGTGAAGTCGGCGGTGGCGGTCAGCGGCAACCTGAGCGCCAATGAGTCGGTGGTGCTGCTGGCCGGTACCCTGCAGGGAGCCGGTATTTCATTGCAGCCTTACTACTCCGCGGCGCCGTTGCTGGCCAGCGGCGAGCTGGTGGAGCTGATGCCGGAGTACCAGCCGCAGTCGATGGGGATTTATGGTATCTACACCTCGCGTCGCCAGCTGCCGGCAACCCTGCGCACCATGCTGGATTTTCTGGTGGAGTGGTTTGCCAGCGATGAAAAGTGGCTGGCGACGCTACGTAAGTAG
- a CDS encoding MFS transporter, protein MPVSLLALALSAFAIGTTEFVIMGLLPDVAGDLQVSIPAAGWLISGYALGVAIGAPIMALLTARLPRKKTLLLLMAIFIVGNVMCALGYSYGFLMLARIITALCHGAFFGIGAVVAANLVAPNRRASAVALMFTGLTLANVLGVPLGTALGQALGWRSTFWAVALIGVAALLALYSKLPTVNDEAPTELKKELAALRGAGVWLSLSMTVVFAASMFTLFTYIAPLLTEVTGVSPQGVSWTLLLMGVGLTLGNILGGRLADWRLGVTLAGIFLSIALFAALFSWTSGALIPAEITLFLWAAASFAAVPALQINVVTYGKKAPNLISTLNIAAFNLGNALGAWLGGLVIARGLGLTAVPLAAAAMALAGLLLCLITFGRVRRRAAGQ, encoded by the coding sequence ATGCCTGTTTCTCTGTTGGCGCTGGCACTCAGTGCATTCGCCATCGGCACTACCGAGTTTGTCATTATGGGGCTGCTGCCCGACGTGGCGGGCGATCTGCAGGTCTCTATCCCCGCAGCGGGATGGTTAATCAGCGGCTATGCCCTCGGCGTGGCGATCGGCGCGCCGATTATGGCGCTGCTGACCGCGCGCCTGCCGCGTAAAAAAACGCTGTTGTTGCTGATGGCGATTTTTATTGTCGGCAACGTGATGTGCGCATTGGGCTATAGCTACGGCTTCCTGATGCTGGCGCGTATTATCACCGCCCTGTGTCACGGCGCTTTCTTCGGCATTGGCGCAGTGGTGGCCGCCAATCTGGTGGCCCCTAATCGCCGGGCTTCCGCGGTGGCGCTGATGTTTACCGGCCTGACGCTGGCTAACGTGCTGGGCGTGCCGCTGGGCACCGCGCTGGGGCAGGCGCTGGGATGGCGCTCCACCTTCTGGGCGGTGGCGCTGATTGGCGTTGCGGCGCTGCTGGCGCTGTACAGTAAATTGCCGACGGTCAACGATGAGGCGCCGACCGAGCTGAAAAAAGAGCTGGCGGCGTTACGCGGCGCCGGCGTCTGGCTGTCGCTGTCGATGACGGTGGTCTTCGCCGCCTCAATGTTTACGCTGTTCACCTATATCGCACCGTTGCTGACCGAGGTGACCGGCGTTTCGCCGCAGGGCGTCAGTTGGACCCTGCTGCTGATGGGCGTCGGCCTGACGCTGGGTAATATTCTGGGCGGCCGGTTGGCGGACTGGCGTCTGGGCGTGACGCTGGCGGGGATTTTTCTGTCGATTGCGCTGTTTGCCGCATTATTCAGCTGGACCAGCGGCGCGCTGATCCCGGCGGAGATTACGCTGTTTCTGTGGGCTGCAGCCTCGTTCGCTGCGGTGCCGGCGCTGCAGATCAACGTGGTGACCTACGGCAAGAAAGCGCCGAACCTGATCTCGACCCTGAATATCGCCGCCTTTAACTTGGGCAATGCGCTGGGCGCCTGGCTGGGCGGCCTGGTGATTGCCCGGGGGCTGGGGCTGACGGCGGTGCCGCTGGCGGCTGCGGCGATGGCGCTGGCGGGGTTGCTGCTGTGCCTGATTACCTTTGGCCGGGTGCGTCGCCGGGCGGCCGGGCAGTAA
- a CDS encoding LysR family transcriptional regulator, translating to MSAISLRQIEIFHAVMTTGNLTEAAALLHTSQPTVSRELARFEKQVQLRLFDRIRGRLVATVEGLRLFEEVQRSYYGLERIKTAADGIRQFHQAQLSIACLPVFSQSLLPAVCRPFLDRYPEVSFSVVPQESPLLEEWLSAQRHDLGLTENTLTPAGTERIPLMTLNEVCVLPSGHPLLANDQLTPQDFGGENFISLSNTDSYRQLLDALFSEQQVNRRMVMETHSAASVCAMVQAGIGLSIVNPLTALDYAAAGGVELRPFSIEVPFTVSLIRPLHRPSSTLVSAFIDHLHQQAASFPARLAALTARPPGDAPGQR from the coding sequence ATGTCCGCCATTAGTCTGCGCCAGATTGAAATCTTCCATGCGGTGATGACCACCGGCAACCTCACCGAAGCGGCCGCGCTGCTGCATACCTCACAGCCCACCGTCAGCCGTGAGCTGGCGCGCTTTGAAAAGCAGGTACAGCTGCGGCTGTTTGATCGGATCAGGGGTCGCCTGGTGGCGACCGTGGAGGGATTACGGCTGTTTGAAGAGGTGCAGCGCTCCTATTACGGCCTGGAACGCATTAAGACCGCGGCGGACGGCATTCGCCAGTTTCACCAGGCGCAGCTTTCCATCGCCTGTCTGCCGGTATTTTCACAGTCGCTGTTGCCGGCGGTATGCAGACCGTTTCTCGATCGCTACCCGGAAGTCAGCTTCAGCGTGGTGCCGCAGGAGTCGCCGCTGCTGGAAGAGTGGCTGTCGGCGCAGCGCCACGATCTGGGGCTGACCGAGAATACGCTGACGCCGGCCGGCACGGAGCGCATTCCGCTGATGACGCTGAATGAGGTCTGCGTGCTGCCGAGCGGGCATCCGCTGCTGGCCAATGACCAACTCACGCCGCAGGACTTCGGCGGCGAGAATTTTATCAGCCTGTCGAATACCGACAGTTACCGGCAGCTGCTGGACGCGCTGTTCAGCGAGCAGCAGGTTAACCGACGCATGGTGATGGAGACCCACAGCGCGGCTTCGGTCTGCGCCATGGTGCAGGCCGGCATCGGCCTCTCCATCGTCAACCCGCTGACCGCGCTGGACTATGCCGCCGCCGGCGGCGTGGAACTGCGGCCGTTCAGCATCGAGGTGCCGTTCACCGTCAGCCTGATCCGGCCGCTGCACCGCCCTTCTTCCACGCTGGTCAGTGCTTTTATCGATCATTTACACCAACAGGCGGCGTCTTTCCCCGCCCGTCTGGCGGCGCTTACTGCCCGGCCGCCCGGCGACGCACCCGGCCAAAGGTAA
- the lysA gene encoding diaminopimelate decarboxylase: MPRALHDTSTALNAANLLTLPARFGCPVWAYDAQIVRERIAQLRHFDVIRFAQKACSNIHILRLMREQGVRVDSVSLGEIERALHAGYQPGGEEIVFTADVLDQATLARVCELKVPVNAGSIDMLEQLGQHGDGHPVWLRINPGFGHGHSQKTNTGGENSKHGIWYADLPQAVEVIQRHGLKLLGVHMHIGSGVDYQHLERVCDAMVQQVIALGMDIGAISAGGGLSIPYQAGEEAIDTEHYFGLWNSARERIAAHLGHPVKLEIEPGRFLMAEAGVLVAEVRAVKDMGSRHFVLVDAGFNDLMRPAMYGSYHHISLLPADGRATDAQPLRDTVIAGPLCESGDVFTQQVGGGVETRALPPVQVGDYLVFHDTGAYGSSMSSNYNSRPLLPEVLFDRGEARLIRRRQTIEELIALEQV, translated from the coding sequence ATGCCACGTGCTTTACATGACACCTCAACCGCATTGAACGCCGCCAATTTACTCACGCTGCCGGCCCGCTTCGGCTGCCCGGTTTGGGCCTACGATGCGCAGATCGTCCGTGAACGTATCGCACAGCTGCGTCACTTTGACGTGATCCGCTTCGCCCAGAAGGCCTGTTCGAATATTCATATTCTGCGCCTGATGCGCGAGCAGGGCGTCCGGGTGGATTCCGTATCGCTGGGAGAAATTGAGCGTGCGCTGCATGCCGGCTATCAGCCGGGTGGTGAAGAGATTGTCTTTACTGCCGACGTGCTGGATCAGGCGACGCTGGCGCGCGTCTGCGAGCTGAAAGTTCCGGTAAATGCCGGTTCTATCGATATGCTGGAGCAGTTGGGGCAGCACGGTGACGGGCATCCGGTGTGGCTGCGCATCAACCCGGGCTTTGGTCATGGGCACAGCCAGAAAACCAATACCGGCGGTGAAAACAGCAAGCACGGCATTTGGTATGCCGATTTGCCGCAGGCGGTGGAAGTGATTCAACGCCATGGCCTGAAGCTGCTGGGCGTACATATGCATATTGGCTCAGGCGTGGATTATCAGCATCTGGAGCGTGTATGCGACGCCATGGTGCAGCAGGTGATTGCGCTGGGGATGGATATTGGGGCGATTTCCGCCGGCGGCGGCCTGTCGATTCCGTATCAGGCCGGCGAAGAGGCGATCGATACCGAACACTATTTTGGCCTGTGGAACAGCGCGCGCGAGCGCATTGCCGCCCACCTGGGGCACCCGGTCAAACTGGAGATCGAGCCGGGGCGCTTCCTGATGGCCGAGGCGGGCGTGCTGGTAGCGGAAGTGCGCGCGGTGAAAGATATGGGCAGCCGTCACTTTGTGTTGGTCGACGCCGGTTTTAACGACCTGATGCGCCCGGCAATGTACGGCAGCTATCACCATATTTCGCTGCTGCCTGCCGACGGACGCGCTACCGATGCTCAACCGCTGCGCGATACGGTGATTGCCGGGCCGCTGTGCGAATCCGGCGATGTGTTTACCCAGCAGGTGGGCGGCGGGGTGGAAACCCGGGCATTGCCGCCGGTGCAGGTGGGCGACTATCTGGTGTTCCACGACACCGGCGCTTACGGTTCCTCCATGTCCTCCAACTACAACAGCCGGCCGCTGCTGCCGGAGGTCCTGTTTGATCGGGGTGAGGCGCGGCTGATTCGTCGCCGGCAGACCATTGAAGAGCTGATCGCGCTGGAACAGGTATAA
- a CDS encoding LacI family DNA-binding transcriptional regulator translates to MITMLDVSIRAGVSKATVSRVLNGTGQVKKSTRDAVFKAMDELGYRPNFLAQSLANKSSNSIGLVVSNFDGPYFGRLLRQAAKLIEASGKHLVVTDGHDTPEDELQAVQLLADRRCDAIILYTRFTDEAALMALFERLPVPVMVINRDLPLARERCVFFEQQQAAFDAVTYLIAQGHREIACITGPIATPTAQARLAGYRQALEHHQIAFDAARVAHGDSSVPSGYHGCQTLLNARVDFSALFASNDDMAIGAMKALCQAGKRLPQDVSIFGFDDEPSAAYLQPALSTVYLPIDMMIEAAIAQAFRLLNGEEVQPLTPFTGELRLRESVAPGPYAG, encoded by the coding sequence ATGATCACCATGTTGGATGTATCCATTCGCGCGGGCGTGTCGAAAGCCACGGTATCGCGCGTGTTAAATGGCACCGGACAGGTGAAAAAGAGCACGCGGGATGCGGTGTTCAAAGCGATGGATGAGTTGGGCTATCGGCCGAACTTTCTCGCCCAGTCGCTGGCTAACAAAAGTTCCAACAGCATCGGCCTGGTGGTGTCCAATTTCGACGGCCCCTATTTCGGCCGGCTGCTGCGTCAGGCCGCCAAACTGATCGAAGCCAGCGGCAAACATTTGGTGGTGACCGACGGACACGATACGCCGGAGGATGAGCTGCAGGCGGTGCAACTGCTGGCCGACCGCCGCTGCGACGCCATTATTCTCTACACCCGTTTTACCGATGAAGCGGCGCTGATGGCGCTGTTTGAGCGCCTGCCGGTGCCGGTGATGGTGATCAACCGCGATCTGCCTCTGGCGCGCGAGCGCTGCGTGTTCTTCGAACAGCAGCAGGCGGCGTTCGATGCGGTTACCTATCTGATTGCGCAGGGACACCGGGAAATAGCCTGTATTACCGGCCCGATCGCCACGCCGACCGCTCAGGCGCGGCTGGCGGGTTATCGGCAGGCGCTGGAGCACCATCAGATTGCTTTTGACGCGGCGCGGGTGGCGCACGGCGACAGCAGCGTACCCAGCGGGTATCACGGCTGCCAAACGCTGCTGAATGCCCGCGTCGATTTCAGCGCGCTGTTCGCCAGCAATGACGACATGGCGATCGGCGCCATGAAGGCGCTGTGCCAGGCCGGCAAACGTCTGCCGCAGGACGTATCTATTTTTGGTTTCGATGACGAACCTAGCGCCGCCTATCTGCAGCCGGCGCTCTCTACCGTCTATCTGCCGATCGATATGATGATTGAAGCCGCTATCGCCCAGGCGTTCCGGCTGCTTAACGGCGAAGAGGTACAACCTTTGACGCCGTTTACCGGCGAACTGAGGCTGCGTGAGTCGGTGGCGCCCGGTCCCTATGCCGGCTAG
- a CDS encoding PTS lactose/cellobiose transporter subunit IIA translates to MSIDLEQTVMELLINAGEARSHAMTAIQAARQRQWQQAEEALAASQAASRAAHAVQTQLIGLDEGAGKIPVNLIMVHAQDHLMTAMLCHDLAQEIVLLRQEVFANPA, encoded by the coding sequence ATGAGCATAGATCTGGAGCAGACGGTAATGGAATTATTGATCAATGCGGGTGAAGCGCGATCTCACGCCATGACGGCAATTCAGGCGGCCCGTCAGCGGCAGTGGCAGCAGGCGGAGGAGGCGCTGGCGGCATCACAAGCTGCCTCCCGCGCGGCGCACGCCGTACAGACGCAATTGATCGGCCTGGATGAAGGCGCGGGCAAGATCCCGGTGAATCTGATCATGGTGCACGCACAGGATCATTTGATGACCGCCATGCTGTGCCACGATCTGGCGCAGGAGATCGTGCTGCTGCGTCAGGAAGTGTTCGCCAATCCGGCATGA
- a CDS encoding PTS sugar transporter subunit IIC, protein MSFRDRLIDSLGAFANKFNSYRYIMAIKASFITLMPVIIVGAFSVLISNMVMDPKNGLASFAMFSFLADLKPIMSSINYATLSFLNIGAVFLIGIELGKINGSRSLFPGLLAVICFIAVTPTNVELMVNDQMQMVKDVLAKQFSDTRSLFLGMFIAILSVEIYSKLETLDRLKIKMPESVPPNVSASFSALIPAIITVVAIATLGFVFHRVSGIYLYDAVYQVVQRPLETVVQSLPGILILMFVAQLFWVIGIHGNQMVKPIREPLLLGAIMVNMTAFEQGKEIPNIITMPFWDVYMSIGGSGITLGLLFAVMIATRRKEMREISKLSLGPSFFNINEPVIFGMPIMLNPILAIPFIITPLITGTIGYFATSIGFAGKAVVMVPWTTPPIINAWLSTAGSMGAVVTQLICIVVATIIYLPFVKVAARRAEQAEQPVIQNA, encoded by the coding sequence ATGTCATTTCGGGACCGGCTTATAGACTCTCTGGGAGCCTTTGCCAATAAATTCAACAGTTACAGATATATAATGGCTATCAAGGCATCGTTTATTACGCTGATGCCGGTAATTATCGTCGGCGCTTTTTCGGTGCTGATCTCGAATATGGTGATGGATCCCAAGAATGGTCTGGCGAGCTTCGCCATGTTCTCATTCCTGGCGGATCTGAAACCGATCATGAGCAGCATCAACTACGCCACGCTGAGTTTCCTCAATATCGGCGCGGTGTTTCTGATTGGCATAGAACTGGGCAAGATCAACGGCTCGCGATCGCTGTTTCCGGGGCTACTGGCGGTGATCTGCTTTATCGCCGTCACGCCGACTAACGTCGAGCTGATGGTGAATGACCAGATGCAGATGGTGAAAGACGTGCTGGCCAAGCAGTTCTCCGATACCCGCAGTCTGTTCCTCGGTATGTTTATCGCCATTTTATCCGTGGAGATCTATTCCAAACTGGAAACGCTCGATCGCCTGAAGATCAAGATGCCGGAAAGCGTGCCGCCCAACGTCTCCGCCTCATTCTCGGCGCTGATCCCGGCGATCATCACCGTAGTGGCGATCGCCACGCTGGGCTTTGTCTTCCACCGCGTCAGCGGCATTTATCTGTATGACGCCGTCTATCAGGTGGTGCAGCGGCCGCTGGAGACGGTGGTGCAGAGCCTGCCGGGGATCCTGATCCTGATGTTTGTCGCCCAGCTGTTTTGGGTGATCGGCATCCACGGCAATCAGATGGTGAAACCGATCCGCGAGCCGCTGTTGCTGGGCGCCATCATGGTCAATATGACCGCCTTCGAACAGGGGAAAGAGATCCCGAATATCATCACCATGCCGTTCTGGGACGTCTATATGAGTATCGGCGGTTCCGGCATTACGCTGGGCCTGCTGTTTGCGGTGATGATCGCTACCCGGCGCAAAGAGATGCGTGAAATCAGCAAGCTGTCGTTGGGACCGAGCTTTTTCAATATCAATGAACCGGTGATCTTCGGCATGCCGATCATGCTGAACCCGATCCTGGCGATCCCCTTCATTATCACGCCGTTGATCACCGGCACTATCGGCTATTTTGCCACCAGCATCGGCTTTGCCGGCAAGGCGGTGGTGATGGTGCCGTGGACCACGCCGCCGATCATCAACGCCTGGCTGTCTACCGCCGGTTCTATGGGCGCGGTGGTAACCCAGCTGATCTGCATCGTGGTCGCCACGATTATCTATCTGCCGTTTGTCAAAGTCGCCGCCCGCCGCGCGGAACAGGCGGAGCAACCCGTTATTCAGAACGCATGA
- a CDS encoding glycoside hydrolase family 1 protein — protein MSQVSMEIPQDFILGAAASAWQTEGWSGKKQGQDSYLDLWYQHDRHVWHNGYGPAVATDFINRYREDVALMKQSGVGHYRTSINWSRFLTDYEQGVVDEEYAGYIDALLDEMKLQGIEPMLCLEHYELPGYLLEKYDGWRSKRVVELFVLYARRVFERFGGKVTRWFTFNEPVVVQTRVYLDAIRWPYEQNTNTWMQWNHHKNLATAKVVQCFRQMGCAGSIGVILNPEVTYARSGAPHDQRAAELYDLFYNRVFLDPAIKGEYPAELLTLLQQHDVSVDWTAEEMATIRDNTVDEVGINLYYPHRVKAPSRAWCSTTPFHPAMYYEHFELPGRRMNRSRGWEIYPRIVYDMALRLRDEYGNIPWFISENGMGIEQEERFKNAEGEIQDDYRIEFIREHIYWALKAREEGANCQGYMLWAFTDNVSPMNAFKNRYGLIEIDLDNQRNRRQKKSAHWFRALSESRRLSFTLDDENR, from the coding sequence ATGAGTCAGGTTTCAATGGAGATTCCCCAGGATTTTATTCTCGGCGCGGCGGCTTCCGCCTGGCAGACCGAGGGCTGGAGCGGCAAAAAACAGGGGCAGGATTCCTATCTCGATCTGTGGTACCAGCATGACCGTCACGTCTGGCATAACGGCTACGGCCCGGCGGTGGCGACGGACTTTATCAACCGCTACCGCGAAGACGTGGCGCTGATGAAGCAGAGCGGCGTCGGCCACTATCGCACCTCCATCAACTGGTCGCGCTTTCTGACCGACTATGAGCAGGGCGTGGTGGATGAAGAGTACGCGGGCTATATCGACGCGCTGCTCGATGAGATGAAGCTGCAGGGCATCGAGCCGATGCTGTGTCTGGAGCACTATGAGCTGCCGGGCTACCTGCTGGAAAAATATGACGGCTGGCGCTCCAAACGGGTGGTGGAGCTGTTCGTGCTGTACGCCCGGCGGGTGTTTGAGCGCTTCGGCGGCAAAGTCACACGCTGGTTTACCTTTAACGAGCCGGTGGTGGTGCAGACGCGGGTCTATCTGGATGCGATCCGCTGGCCGTATGAGCAGAACACCAACACGTGGATGCAGTGGAACCACCATAAGAATCTGGCGACCGCCAAAGTGGTGCAATGCTTCCGCCAGATGGGCTGTGCCGGCAGCATCGGCGTGATCCTTAACCCGGAGGTCACCTACGCCCGCTCCGGCGCGCCGCACGACCAGCGTGCCGCCGAGCTGTACGATCTGTTCTACAACCGGGTGTTCCTCGACCCGGCGATTAAAGGCGAATATCCGGCGGAACTGCTGACCCTGCTGCAGCAGCACGACGTCAGCGTTGACTGGACGGCGGAGGAGATGGCGACGATCCGCGATAACACCGTGGACGAGGTGGGTATCAATCTCTACTACCCGCACCGGGTCAAGGCGCCGAGTCGCGCATGGTGCAGCACCACGCCGTTTCATCCGGCGATGTATTACGAGCACTTTGAGTTGCCGGGGCGGCGGATGAACCGTTCGCGCGGCTGGGAGATCTATCCGCGCATCGTGTACGACATGGCGCTGCGCCTGCGCGATGAGTACGGCAACATTCCGTGGTTTATCTCGGAAAACGGCATGGGCATTGAGCAGGAAGAACGCTTCAAAAATGCCGAGGGGGAAATTCAGGACGATTACCGCATTGAATTTATCCGCGAGCATATTTACTGGGCGCTGAAGGCGCGCGAAGAGGGAGCCAACTGCCAGGGCTATATGCTGTGGGCCTTCACGGACAACGTATCGCCGATGAACGCCTTTAAAAATCGTTATGGCCTGATAGAAATAGATTTGGACAACCAGCGCAACCGGCGGCAGAAAAAGTCGGCGCACTGGTTCCGCGCGCTGAGCGAGAGCCGCCGTCTGAGCTTCACCCTCGATGATGAAAACCGATAA
- a CDS encoding PTS sugar transporter subunit IIB, with protein sequence MKRIVLACSAGMSTSLVVTKMEKEAQTRGLELKIYAIPEQNLRDELQSYGGDILAVLLGPQVRFKLTENKKLTDAYQIPIAVIDSVAYGTLNGAKVLDQALGLVD encoded by the coding sequence ATGAAACGTATCGTACTGGCCTGCTCGGCGGGCATGTCCACCTCGCTGGTGGTGACCAAGATGGAAAAAGAGGCGCAGACGCGCGGGCTGGAGCTGAAGATTTACGCCATTCCCGAGCAGAACCTGCGTGATGAGCTGCAAAGTTACGGCGGCGATATTCTTGCGGTGCTGCTTGGCCCGCAGGTGCGCTTCAAGCTGACAGAAAATAAAAAGCTTACCGACGCGTATCAGATCCCAATTGCGGTGATCGATTCTGTGGCGTATGGCACGTTAAACGGCGCAAAAGTACTCGATCAGGCGCTGGGTTTGGTAGACTAA